The nucleotide sequence AGAGGGGAAGGTTGCCGTGCTTCTTGGGCGGCAGCTGCTGGCGCTTGTTCGCGAGGCTGCGCAGGCCGGCGATGAGGCGCTGGCGCGTTTCGCGGGGCAGGATCACGTCGTCGATGAAGCCCGCCTCCGCGGCCAGGTAGGGGTGCGCGAACTGCTCGTTGTAGCGCTGGATCAGCGCGGCGCGGCGCGCGGCGTCGCCCTCGCCACCCGCCAGCTCCTTGCGGTAGAGGATGTTCACCGCGCCCTCGGCGCCCATCACCGCCAGTTCGGCCATGGGCCAGGCGTAGTTCAGGTCCGCGCGGATGTGCTTGGAGCTCATCACGTCGTAGGCGCCGCCGTAGGCCTTGCGCAGCACCACCGTGAGCTTGGGGACCGTCGCCTCGCAGAAGGCGAAGAGCAGCTTCGCGCCGTGCTTGATGATCCCGCCGAACTCCTGGTCCGTGCCGGGCAGGAAGCCGGGGACGTCTACCAAGGTGATCAGCGGAATGTTGAAGGCGTCGCAGAAGCGCACGAAGCGCGCGCCCTTCACGCTGGCGGCGATGTCCAGCGCGCCGGCCATGGCCTTGGACTGGTTGGCCACCACGCCCACGCTCTGGCCGCCCAGGCGCGCGAAGCCCACCACGATGTTGCGCGCGTAGTCCTTCTGCACCTCGAAGAAGCTGCCGCCGTCGAAGACGCGGTCGATGACCTCGACCACGTCGAAGGGCACCTTGGGATCGGCGGGAATCAGCGAGTCGAGGCTCTCGTCCTGACGGTCGGGGGGATCGTCGCTGTCCACGCGCGGCGGGTCGTCGAGGTTGTTGGAGGGCAGGTAGGAGAGCAGCTTCTTGACCTGCAGCAGCGCCTCCTGATCGCTGGCCGCGCTGAAGTGCGCCACGCCGCTGCGCGAGTTGTGCGTGCCCGCGCCGCCGAGGTCCTCGAAGCTCACCTCCTCGCCGGTGACCATCTTGATGACGTTGGGGCCGGTCACGAACATGTGGCTCGTGCCCTCGACCATGAGGATGAAGTCCGTGATCGCCGGGCTGTAGACTGCCCCGCCCGCGCAGGGGCCCATGATCACGCTGATCTGGGGGATGACGCCGCTGGCCAGCGTGTTGCGCAGGAAGATGTCCGCGTAGCCGCCGAGCGAGTAGACG is from Candidatus Latescibacterota bacterium and encodes:
- a CDS encoding acyl-CoA carboxylase subunit beta produces the protein MAHDEKYQRLDAKREQARLGGGAERIAKLHDSGRLTAHERIQLLFDKGTFQELGVFVTHRSGDPSIADNRPVGDGVVCGFGRVAGRLVYAFAQDFTVFGGTMSEANAQKICRLMDLALEGGAPVIGLNDSGGARIQEGVYSLGGYADIFLRNTLASGVIPQISVIMGPCAGGAVYSPAITDFILMVEGTSHMFVTGPNVIKMVTGEEVSFEDLGGAGTHNSRSGVAHFSAASDQEALLQVKKLLSYLPSNNLDDPPRVDSDDPPDRQDESLDSLIPADPKVPFDVVEVIDRVFDGGSFFEVQKDYARNIVVGFARLGGQSVGVVANQSKAMAGALDIAASVKGARFVRFCDAFNIPLITLVDVPGFLPGTDQEFGGIIKHGAKLLFAFCEATVPKLTVVLRKAYGGAYDVMSSKHIRADLNYAWPMAELAVMGAEGAVNILYRKELAGGEGDAARRAALIQRYNEQFAHPYLAAEAGFIDDVILPRETRQRLIAGLRSLANKRQQLPPKKHGNLPL